Proteins found in one Alicyclobacillus cycloheptanicus genomic segment:
- a CDS encoding exonuclease domain-containing protein, with amino-acid sequence MKWFPGAGRSERIGAMAERDLFADGDFGASVWELPLAEAAYFVIDIETSGFSAVSDVILSLAAGCMCGSNPKLDPTLYELVRPEDVRRIPERVWALTGLTPEAVNDGAPLDDVLYRALAMSVHRVWVAHHARHELSFLQRHTRRIWKMPLRPIVIDTSVVARALWRLPSVPTLESVCCALDIPVANRHRADADIAMTAEVWAREQVLCEQLGLKTVSEVVEWAAAHAFG; translated from the coding sequence GTGAAGTGGTTCCCGGGGGCCGGACGGTCCGAACGCATCGGCGCCATGGCAGAACGGGACCTGTTTGCGGACGGCGACTTTGGCGCCAGCGTCTGGGAACTGCCACTCGCAGAAGCTGCCTACTTTGTGATTGATATTGAAACGAGCGGGTTTTCCGCGGTTTCGGATGTCATCCTCTCCCTGGCTGCGGGGTGTATGTGCGGGTCGAATCCGAAGCTTGACCCGACGTTGTATGAACTGGTGCGGCCCGAAGATGTGCGGCGCATCCCAGAGCGCGTCTGGGCGTTGACCGGCCTCACGCCGGAAGCGGTCAATGATGGAGCGCCGCTCGACGATGTGCTGTACCGCGCGCTCGCGATGTCCGTGCACCGCGTTTGGGTGGCCCACCACGCCAGACACGAGCTCTCGTTCCTGCAGCGGCACACACGGCGCATCTGGAAAATGCCGCTGCGTCCCATCGTGATCGACACATCCGTGGTGGCGCGTGCGCTGTGGCGTTTACCGTCGGTGCCGACGCTGGAGTCGGTGTGCTGTGCGCTCGACATCCCGGTTGCCAACCGCCACCGGGCGGACGCCGACATCGCGATGACCGCTGAAGTCTGGGCGCGCGAGCAGGTGCTGTGCGAACAACTCGGCCTGAAGACGGTGTCGGAAGTGGTGGAGTGGGCGGCCGCGCACGCCTTTGGATGA